CTCGGCGAAGACGCGCAGCGTGTGGATCGAGTCGTTGGAGACCGCGAGCAGCTGGGTGTCGTCGTTGACGAACGAGGGCAGTTCGTCACGGAGCGCGCAGAGCTCGCCCGTGCACACACCGGTGAAGGCGAAGGGATAGAAGAGGAGCACCACGTTCTTCTCGCCGCGGAAGTCGGCGAGACGCACGGCCTTGCCGTGGTTGTCCTTCAGCTCGAAATCCGGGGCCTCGGTGCCGACCTCGATCGCCATGACGGTGCTTCCCTTCGCTGGGCGGAGCCTGGTGGTCCGTTCGGGTGGTGTCCACCCTACGCAGAGGCCCCCGCCGACCTACGTCGACGGGGGCCTTCGGGCGCTCGGCGCTCAGCGCTTGGACTTGGGTGCGCTCAGTCGGGTGCCCGACCAGTCCTTGCCCGCATTGATGCTCTTGGTCTGGGAGAGACCGGAGGTCTGCGCGGCTTCGTTGATGTCGCTCGGCTCGATGTAACCGTCCCTGCCGGTCTTCGGCGTAAGCAACCAGATGTCGCCGCCCTCGTCGAGCAGGCCGATGGCGTCCACCAGCGCGTCCGTAAGGTCGCCGTCGTCGTCACGGAACCAGAGCACGACGACGTCTGCGACGTCCTCGTAGTCCTCGTCGACGAGTTCCTGGCCGATTACAGCCTCGATGCCCTCACGGAGTTCCTGCTCGACGTCATCGTCGTAGCCGATCTCCTGGACCACCTGTCCGGGCTCGAACCCCAGCCTGACGGCCGGGTTGGTCCGCTCCTCCGCGTGGTCCGCGGTCGCGCTCACGGCTTGCCTCCTGATCATGTTTGGAAAATGCTGCAGCCCCGCGCGTGCGCGTGGCGTTGGCCGTAGTCCACACGGGCGGGACCGATCGCGCAAGTACCCGGCCGTCCAGACCGCCGAAACGGTGACGTTTGCGGCCGTCTCGACGCAACTCCAGGCACGCTCGGACCCCTGTCATTGTTCCTGCCACACCATTCGACCACCTTTACGTCTTTTCCTCGCTTCGGTGAGTCAATCGGAGCCGAACAGCCGGACCAAACGCATTGACGCCCTGGGCGTAAGGTTGCGATTTGCCCGAACCCGGAACCGGGGTTCGGGCCGGATGTCTCCGAGAACACGGGTTACCCCTCGGTAGAGATGACGTTTGCCTCCTCGCGGTACACGATGGAGGCGGTGCGACACCGCGCAGACATCCCGTACGTCCCGTAGAGGCAGTGCCCCCGAACAGCGAAGGAATAGCGTGGCTTCCGGATCCGATCGCAATCCGATCATCATTGGCGGCCTTCCCAGTCAGGTTCCGGACTTCGATCCTGAAGAGACCCAGGAGTGGCTGGACTCCCTCGACGCCGCCGTCGACGAGCGGGGCCGGGAGCGCGCCCGCTACCTGATGCTCCGCCTGATCGAGCGTGCCCGCGAGAGGCGCGTGGCCGTGCCCGAGATGCGCAGCACGGACTACGTCAACACCATCGCCACCAAGGACGAGCCGTTCTTCCCCGGCAACGAGGAGATCGAGCGCAAGGTCCTCAACGCGACCCGCTGGAACGCCGCGGTGATGGTCTCGCGCGCGCAGCGCCCGGGCATCGGCGTCGGCGGGCACATCGCCACCTTCGCCTCCTCCGCGTCCCTCTACGACGTCGGCTTCAACCACTTCTTCCGTGGCAAGGACGGGGGCGACGGCGGCGACCAGATCTT
This portion of the Streptomyces sp. NBC_01750 genome encodes:
- a CDS encoding DUF3052 domain-containing protein, with product MSATADHAEERTNPAVRLGFEPGQVVQEIGYDDDVEQELREGIEAVIGQELVDEDYEDVADVVVLWFRDDDGDLTDALVDAIGLLDEGGDIWLLTPKTGRDGYIEPSDINEAAQTSGLSQTKSINAGKDWSGTRLSAPKSKR
- a CDS encoding peroxiredoxin, whose protein sequence is MAIEVGTEAPDFELKDNHGKAVRLADFRGEKNVVLLFYPFAFTGVCTGELCALRDELPSFVNDDTQLLAVSNDSIHTLRVFAEQEGLEYPLLSDFWPHGETSRAYGVFDEEKGCAVRGTFIIDKEGVVRWTVVNGLPDARDLTEYIKALDTL